A region of the Elusimicrobiota bacterium genome:
GCTCTCCTGGCTCCCCAGCCTGCGGATGGTGTCGTAGATGCGGTCGCGCTGATTGAAGCGCATGTCGTACTCGGTGCTGGACTTGACCGCCTCGCTGAGCTGGTTGGCGTGGCGCTCCACCTCGGCCAGCAGGCTGCTGCTGTGGGCGCGGCTGTTGAACTCGGCGAATATGCCGATGGTCACCAGCGCCGTGGCGCAGACGGCCAGAGTCAGCTTGAGGCCGATCTTCTCCCGGATCATGGCTGGTCCTGGTGGCAATGAGAGCACTGGGCGTCGGCGTGGCAGGAGAAGCACGGCTTGTGCAGGGTCTCCATCGAGCGCTTCGGCTTCTTGGGCTGGGCCGCGGCTCCCGGCGGGCGCGGCTTGGGCTCGTGGCAGCCGGCGCAGGTCTGGTTCTGATGGCAGGCCGTGCACTCCAGGCCGAACTGCTTGACATGCGCTTCGTGCCGGAAGGTCACGAACCGGCCCTTCTGGGAGGAGGTCTCGTAGACGATGGGAGCCGGGAGCTTGGCTTGGGGGAAGCCCTTGGGCGCGCCGCCGGCTCCGGGGCCGGCCTTGCGGGCATGGCATGAGCCGCAATCGGATTCGTGGCTCCACTGCAGGTGGCAATCGACGCATTGCCGGTGGCGGGCCCCCTTGAGGTCGGGCTTGGTCAGGTCCGTACGGCGGCGCGAGGACGAGTGGCATTCGCCGCACTTGAAGATGGGGCGCGACTGGTTGTAATGATGGCAACCGTAGCAGCCGTCGCCCATCTCCGCCAGCTTCGCGTGCGCCTTATGAGGGAAACGGACCGGCCCGTAGGTGTCGGAGAGCTCGCCCATCGTGATCGTGCGGGGAGCCTGCGAGAGGGGATGGCGCCCCCAGATCTTCTCGCGGGGGCAGCTGACCAGCGCCGGGCTCTCTCGGGTCGGCTTGTCGCTGGTGTGGCAGGTCCGGCAGTCGGCCGCGCCCCAGGCGCCCGTCAGCGCGGCCAGCCCCAGCGCCAGGAGCATCTTCATGGGTTCATCCGTGCACCGTGTACTTGGCCTTGGGCGAGAGGGTCCGGTCGGGCAGGCTGATGACCGGGAAGAGCAGCACCGCGGCGCGGTAGAGAAGGACGAGCAGGCTGATGAAGCCAACGGTCACGCAGACCTCGCCGAAAGCCGGGTGGTAGGGCCGCAGCGAATACGGCGGCGTGTAGGCGATGAGGAAGTTGTCCACCCGGTTGACCGCCACCCCGGCCACGACCAGGGCCGAGGCCGTGAGGAGCAGGGCCGGGGACTTGAGGACCGCGCGCGACATGAACATGCGCAAAGGGATGACCACGCCGAACAGGACCTCGACCATGAACATGACGCTGGCGGTATTGAATGTCGCCAGGTGGACGAAGGTCTCCCGGACGAACATGTCCCCGATCTTGAAGGCGAGGTAGACGCCCAAGAGCGGCGCGGTCATGCGGCCCAGTCCCGCCAGGACGGACATCTCGGGCTTGAGGCCGAAGGAGCGCGCCGCCAGGAGGGATTCCAGGATCACCATGGGGAAGCCCACCGAGACCGCGGAGAGCAGGAACAGCAGGGGCAGGATCGGGGTCTGCCAGAGGGGATGCATCTTGGGCCCGGCGATGACCATGAGCGTGCCCAAGGAGGACTGGTGCAAGGTGGAGAGCACGACGCCGGCGATGATGAAGACGAACATGGTGCGCGCCAGGCCGCGGTCCAGGGCGGCGAGCAGGCGCTCCGCCAGGGGGTTGAGCCTGGCCAGAGGGCCCGGCAGAGCCACGCGCCCCAGGAAGCGCTCGACCGCCACGGGCAGGAACTCGATGTAGAGGACGTGGATGTAGATGACCACGCAGATGCCGACCTCGAAGAGGGCCGAGGTGCCGTTCCACATGACCAGGGGATGCCAGATGTAGTAGGGACGCCCGATGTCGATGCAGACGCCCAAGGCCACGAAGGTGTAGCCCAGCAGCGCGGTGAGCAGGGCCGGCCGCACCACCGCGTGGTACTGCTCCCGGTGCATCACGTGGCCGAGCGCCGCCGTGGTGAAGCCTCCCGCGGCCAGGGCCACGCCCGCGGCCACGTCGATGCCGATCCAGATGCCCCAGGGGTACTGGTTGCTCAGGTTCGTGACGGCTCCGATGCCGAAGAGCAAGCGGCCGGCCAGGAAGACCAGTCCGTTGAGGGCCAGAAGGATGAGCACTCCCACGCCGGGAGTCAGGAAGCGCCGGGGCAAGGGCGTGGGCCTCATGAAGCGGTCCATGCTCAGGCCTCCTCCCCGGACTCCGGGCTGTGCTTGGCGATCCACATGACCGCCCCCAGCAGGGCGTAGAGCGAGACCGGCGGGATGAAGTAGGCGAATATGCCGTGCTGGATGCTCTCCGAGACCCCGGGCGCCGGGCTGCGTCCCAGACGGGGGAACTGGAGGGCGGCGAAGTCGACTCCGGAGAGGTAGAGCCAGTCGGTGCCGCCCACCTCGAACTCCCCGAAGACGTGGCTCACGTAGCGCTCCGGGAAGCGCCGGACCCGGTCTTTGGCGATGCGCACCAGCTCCTCGCGCGGGCCGAAGGTCATGACCTCCATCGGGCAGATCTCCACGCAGGCCGGGATCCTCCCGGCCTTGCGCCGCTCGAAGCAGAAGTCGCACTTCATGATCCGGGGCTGGAGCGCCTTGTGATATTCGAAGGCCGGGATCTGGAAGGGGCAGGCGATCATGCAGTAGCGGCAGCCGATGCACTTGTCCGTGTCCCAGACCACCGCGCCGTTCTCAGCCTTGGTGAGCGCGCCTACGATGCAGGCCGAGACGCAGGCCGGCTGGGCGCAGTGCATGCACTGGACCTTCACGGTGACGGGGAGTCCGGGCTTGCGGGGGTTCTCGTAGCGGTTGACCACGGTCAGGGCCGTGTCGTCGGGGCGGCGCATCCGGGCGAAGACCGAGCGGTCCTCATAGGCTTCCTGAGGAGGGGTGGCCAGGCCGTGGGCCTGCTTGCAGGCGTATTCGCAGTTGCGGCAGCCGATGCAGACGGTGGTGTCCACGAGCACGCCGCTGCGCTCGGGCGCCGGCGACCGGCCGCCCGAGGCCTGGGCGGCGGAGGGAGTCAGCCCGGCGCCCAGGACCGCGGCGCCCGCCAGGAACTCCCGCCGGGTGAGGTTCGCCACGCCTATTTCCCTGCTCCCGGGTAGCGCGGCGGCACGCGCAGGCCGCGCGCCGCGAGCATGGAGGCCAGGCGGCCGGGGTCGTCCGTGATGATGCCGTCCACGCCCCAGGACAGGAGCTTGGCGACGAGGCCGGCATCGAATGTGGTCCCGAGCTTCTCGGGCCAGCTCCACACGACGACCTTGAGGCCCAGGCGGTGGGCCTCGGCGAGCGCCGCCTGGGTCAGCTCGGCGTCCTCGGGCTCCCAGGCGAAGCCGCCCAGGGCCTTGACCATCCTGGGGATGGAGCCGCCGTAGTCCTTGACGAGCGCGCCCCCGGTCCAGAGTCCCGCGGCCTTGGGGTCCTCGCCGTAGAAGCTGTCCGGCCCGCCGGGCTCGTTGTCCCGAGAGGTCAGGTAGGCGGTCTTGACGTTCCGGTCCAGCCGCCGCAGCTCGGAGAGGCAGCGCCAATCGAAGGCCTGGATCTCGGCGCGGCCGATGATGCCTTCCTCCTTGAGGATCCGGTGGAGGGCCTGGGCGAAAGCCTTGGGGTCCGGGCTGCGCTCCGGCTGGGCCGGGTCGGTCTTCATCTCGATCTGGAAGCCCATCTTATGCCGGGCGGCCTTCTCGACATAGCGCGCGACTTCGCGCAAAGTGGGCATGTGCGTGCCGTCCACCGGGACTTGGTCAGGGAAGAACTTGGCGTAAGCGCTCTCCGGGTTCAAGCGGCCCACGTCGAAGCTCTGGAGCTCGCGGAGCGTGAGGTCCTTGGCCGCGGGGCCCTTGGTGATGTAGCGCCCGGCGCTGTCGCGGGCGAGGTTCGGGCTGACCAGGAGGTCGTGGGAGACCAGCACTTCGCCGTCCTTGGTGAGCACGACGTCCATGTCCACCCAGTCCGCGCCGATGCTCAGAGCGGCCCGATAGGCGGGCAGGGTGTTCTCCGGGGCGAAGGAGCGGCCGCCGCGGTGGGCGTAGACCTGCACGGAGCCGGCGGGCGCGGCGGGCGCGGCCAGGACGAACGCCGAGAGCAGGGTCGTGAGTTGGGTCATGTCGCCTCAGCGCCCCGGGGCGCTGTCCCCATTGTACTATCTTTGCGGAATGCGACAGGCATGACGGCGGTCATGGGTTGCACCCACTGAAAGCAGGTAGGCTGGCGAAATGCCGTACCGGCCCTGGCGGCGCAGAGCGCCGCCAGGCGCGCGCCCCGCTATTCCTCTGGGGCGCGCAACCTCATGAAAGCACATTGTCCCGGAATCGTACATGCCTGTCCGTGATGGCTGGCCGCAAGCAGAAGACCGATATGGCGCGGTCCGCTTGCGCACCAGCCTCCGGATGGGGTCACAGCCCTCTATTGAGGTTGCGCGCGTGAGAGGAAAGGACGCGCGCGGGTTCCGGCGCCGGGCGCCGGAACCTCCATTGTGATGGGCTTTCTGGATGACTGCAAAAGACGGCGCCTGCGGTATCGGAAGTTCCACCGGTGCCGGCCGGACGGATCTCCTTACGGCCGGCGACTTCGCGAGATAAAAGTATTTATGCCACCAGCGCTTTTTGATATTTCACCGCCAGCGCTGGAGGTAATGTGACGAAAAATACATGCGCCGCCAACACTTTCTTGTTCAGAAGTCGCCGCGCTTGGCGCGACTCGACGGTCGGTGAAAATCACCTACTTATCTTGGGTGCGCCCGCGGTCATGGCTTCGGGATAGGCCTCGGGCGAGACTCAGAGCTTCTGCCGCAGCAAAGCGTCCATATCGAAGCTCGCGGCATCCGCCGCGCGGGGCGCCACCCCGAGACGTTCTCTGAGATAATCCAGAGCCTGTCGCGCGCGCCGGATATGGTAGCGTTCGGACGCCTCCTGCAGCATGGGCGCCGCGAGAAGCGGCATCCGGGCCTGGAGATATCTGAGCCCGGTCATCTCCAGGAGCTCCTCATGACGCATGCCGGTATCCCGGGGCAGGTCCGCCGCGTAAGGGGAGATCTGCGGAGCCGGGACCTCGCGAGGCGACACGGCCGACGGCTCGCGATGCTGCAGGACTTCGTCGATCGCGCGGCTCCAGAGGAAGGCCAGGGTCCAATTCCCCTCCATGGAAAGATGTATCCCGTCCACGATGAAAGGGAACGACAGGACGCCCCGCGGCGAGGCCCGGACGATGAAGTCCCGCAGTCCGACGACGTGCCCGCCGAAACGGCGCGCGGACCGTTTCCAGCATTCGCCGCGTTCGATGATCCGGTCGTCGCCCCTCACCAAGGATCGCGCCAGCGAATCGGGATCGCAGCCCTTGGTGAGCCGGCAGACCAGCAGCCGGCGATAGTCGCCGTCGCAGGCGTCCAGGAAGGAGCCCAGCGATCCGTCCCCCGCCTCGCGCCTGCGCGTGTACTCCAGAGACGTCACGGTGCTCTGGACGGGCGTGGTCACCACGGTCTCAGCGCCCATCTGCCGGGCCGTCTGAACCAGCAGATCCGTCCAGGCTTGGAAAGCGAGGTCCGCGTCGCACCGGTCGTGCCCCGGGAACTGAGGGCCGCCCCGTTGACGGAGCAGCGAGATCAGGAGGTCGGGCCCCCGCGCCCTCACGGTCCAGAGCAGATGGGAACGCTCCACGAGCCGCCGCCAAAGGCCATGCGCCTTCGGCCGGCTCAAGGGCAGGCACGCCTCGGAGTCCGTGTCGAAGCGGTCGTTCACCCCTTGATAGAAGATGATGAGGTCCGGCTGGTATCGTCTTATGGCGAGCAGGTAGTAGTAGGCATCCATGGCCATCGAGCCGGCGCGCCCCATGTTGACGACCGTGATGGGCCGGTCCGGCAGCCTGGCGCGCAGGAAGTCGCGGAGCATGGTGGGCGCGCTGCCGAAAGGCCCCCAAGGACTGCCCTGGACACTCGACTCTCCGAAGACGAACACGCGCAGCTCTCCCTTCCGGCGCCGCCGGCCCAGGGGCGCGCCCGGGCGGTGGTCCGATATCCCGTGGTCGCTGATGCGGTAGTTCACCAGCGGCAGCCGACTGACGTAGACGCCTTCTTTCAACAGCACCGGCGCCGGCACCGGGAGGAAGAGCCGAGTCAGGAGTTCGAGGGCCGAGACCGTCAAGACGAAGCTGGCCGCCGATAGCGCCACCCGCGGCAGCAGGAAGCGCAGGGCCTTGCGCATGCCTACCCGCGGCGCCTGCGCGCCAGCACCCCGGGCTTGGGGACCAATCCGTGGGGCAGGACCTTGAGCACGTCGAAGCCCGCCTCTTCGCACCAGGCGGCCAGCTCCTCCTTGGTGTGGTGGGACTGGAACGGCGGAGAGAGCCAATCGAAGTTCTCGATGAGCCGGACCCGGTAGCTCGGGTGCACGGAGAAGGTCAGGTACTTCACCAGGGGCAGGGCTCCCAGCGCGGCCAGCGGGGAGCACAGCAGGTAGACCAAAGCCAGCGGCAGGCGCGTCGTGAACACGCGCAGGCAGTCGCTGAGCAGATGCCTCGCCCCCACCACGAACCAGGCCAGACGCCGGTGCTCCTCCACCCAGGCCCGCTCCGGCCGCAGAGGATTCGTCGCGAAATCCTCGAAGCTCCCGGCCTTGCCGTAGAGCCACACGCTCAGAAGCCCCCCCGGCTTGACCAGCCTGGCCACGGCCAGGAACGCCTCATGCGCATCCTTGGTGTGATGCAGGACCCCGTGGCTGTAGACGAGATCGAAGAACCCGGCCCGGAACGGCGGCTTGAGCAGGTCGCCCTGCACCACGTGCAGGCGCTCCTCCTCGCGAGCGAAGGGCGCCAGCCTGGCCAGGCTCCCGGACAGGTCCACCCCCGCCACCTCCGCGCCCAGAGACAGCGCCACCAAGGTGTAGCGTCCCATGCCGCAGCCCGCGTCGAGCACGGTCTTGCCCTGCAGCTCTGCGGCCTCCAGCTGGCACTCCTCCAGGAACACCGCCTGGTCCTCGGCCAAGGAGCCCGGATAGCGCGACCACTCCCAAGTGAAGCTCCGGCTCGTCGCGGCCACGCGCGCATCGATCTGCTCCTCGAGCAGGAGCCGCGGCACGGACTCGGCGATCGGATACTCGCGGCGGCAGGAGCCGCAGGCCAGGCTGCCCGCCTCGATGTCCGCCTTCGGCTCCGGCATCACGCTCAAGCTCGCGAAGCGCATTGGCGCGCCGCAGCAGGGCGACGCCAGCCAACCCAGCAGACCCATCTTCATGCCTTCATCCTCCGCAGGAAGTCCTTGATCCCGCCCAAAGTGAGCCCCACGCGGTAGAGGAAGACCAGCCCCATGCCCGTCACCAGGACGAACGTGCACATGTGCAGGAACACCGCGTAAGCCAAAGCCTCGGGGGGCGCGGCGCCCAGCTTGACCACGATCGATTTCACCAAAGACTCGAAGGTCCCGATCCCGCCCGGCGCCGCGGGCAAAGCCGCGCCCGCTCCGGCCCAGGAGAGCACGAGGATGGCCCGCGGATAATCGATCCAGCCCTGCAGCCCCAGAGCGAAGGCCCCCAGCCGGAACACCAGCGCATCGACCGACCAAAGCGCCAAGCTCAGGGCCGCCACGGGGATGAGAGCCCGCGGCTGGCGCAGCACCGCCGCGCCCAAGGCCAGGTGCGTCATGATCTCGTGGACCTTGCGCCACGAGCGCAGGCGGCGCTCCACGAACCCCCCCGGCTCCAGGCTGCGCTCCGCCAAGGTGAGGAAGAGCAGGCCGCCGACCACCGCCGCCAGCAGCGCCGCGGCGACTTGACGCAGGTGGGCATCGACGATGCCGGGCTGCAAGGCCGCGGCGGTGACGAAAAGGGTCAGCAGCGCCGCCACGTCCAAGACGCGCTCGACCACCACGCTCGCCAGGACGGTGGCCAGAGGCACACGCAGCCTCTCGGCCGCCAGCACCGCGCGCAGCAGCTCGCCCAGACGGGCGAAGAGCAGATTGTTGACCGCCAAGCCGATGGTGGAAAGCCGGAACAGCTCGCCCAACGGCGCCTTCACGGCCCCCGAGAGCAGGATGCGCCAGCGCAGAGCGCGCAGCCCGATGTCCGCGAACATGATGATGAAGATGATCCCGGGCAGCCAGCGCCAGCGCGCGCCGGCCAGAGCCCGGCCCAGGTCCGCGTACTGCACGTTGCGCAGGGCCAAAGCCAGGAAGAGCCCCGTAAATCCCAAGGCCACCGCCACGGACAGGATCTTGCGGCGGCTCACAGCGCCCCCGCCCGCAGCAGGGCTCCGCAGGAAGCCAACCAGGCGGACCAAGCCAGGAGCCCGATCAGGACGAAAATGGTCCAATGGACCGGCCGAAAATCCAGGCGCAGGTCCACGTCCCGGCCCGCCGCACCCGGCGGCATGCGCACGGCCTGGAAGAAACCCCATGGCTCCAAGACCGCGGGAGCCCCGTCCAGCCAGGCGCGCCAGCCCGGATAGGCCGGGACCGTCGCCACCAGACGCTGCGCACCGGGCGGCGCCCGGCCCGCGATCCGCCAGCGCTCCGGCCTCGGAGACCCGATGTCCAATGACGCCGCCTCCGGCCCCCCCGCGGAGGTGAAGAAAGCCAGCGGCAGAGCGCCGGCATTGGGCACAAGCTCGCCCTCGGCCGTCAGCCGATAGGCGACCCCGGCCAGACGCATCAGCGGCGTGTCGGCGCGGGACAGATAGGAGCGGCTGGCGTCCGCGGCGGGCCTGCCCTCGCTGGCCGCGGCGAAGGCGGGGAAGCCCCCCAGGTAGAACGCGTCGTAGCCGTTGACGTTCATGGCCCGGTAGAGCATGGTCTTGTCCGCGCTGGCCAAGGCCGGGTCGCTGAGGATGCGCAAAGGCCGTCCGCCCGCGGCCCGGGCCAAAGCGGAGTTGACGGAGAGATAGCGGGCGGAGCTCTCCGACTTGACGAAGGGGCTTGCCCACGAGAGCAGCTGCACGAAGGCCGCGGCCAGAATGAAGGCCTTGAGCTCCGGCTTGAGCGAGCTTTCCCAGCGGCGCGCTCCGGCGCCGGCGGCCATGACCAGCCCCCACAGGGACAAGAGGAGGTATCGCGACGGCGTCCTCAGCAGGCCGGCGGGCCCCGCGCTCGCGAGCCGGTAGAGCGGATTGTTCCAGCCCAGGGCCAGGAACACACCCAGCCCGATCAGCACCGCGGCGCGCCAGGCGCGCGCGCGCCACAGCCCGGCCGCGGCGGCCAAAAGCCCGGCCCAGCCGATGAAGACCCCGGAGGACTCGAAGAACACCGACGGAACGTCTCCCCAGGTCCCGTCCAGGGGATTGCCCAGGGCGTTGGGCCAGAGCCAGGTGAGCAGGTCCCGCGGCGAGACCGAATAGGCGGCGAGGAAGGATTGCGGCCAGTTCCGGCGCACGGAGAGGCTCACGAACCGCCAGGTGTCCGGCCATTGCATGATCGCCAGGACCGCCGCGCCCAAGCCCGCGCAGGCGAGCCGGCCCATGAGCCGGCCGCGCTCCTTGCGGCACAACGCCCAGGCCGCCATGCCTGCGGCGTTGGCGAGCAGGAACTGCGGATGCCCGGAAAGGAACTGCAGGGCCCAGGCCGCGGCCAGCAAGCCCGGCCGGCAGGACAGGAATGCCAGCCAGCACCAAGGCACCCAGGCCAAGGCGGCGAGCAAGGTCGGTATGCCTTCGGTCACGCGGTAGAGGACGAAGGGCGAGAAGCAGTAGAGGCCGGCCAAGAAGAGCGCCGCTGCGGAGCTTAGGCCTTCGCGCCGCGCCAGCAGCAGCAGGCCCAGGCCGCCCCAGAGGATGTGCAGGGCGAAATCCCAGGACAAAGCCAAGGCCAGAGGCAGTATCCGGGAGAGCACGCTGAGCGGATAGAAAAGGCCGGCCTGGGAATTCGCCGAGAGCGGGCCGCCGCAGAAGATGTAGGGGTTCCAGAACGGCAGACGGCCCTCTTGCAGGGCGCCGCTGACCAAGGCGCGCAGGGGATGATGATAGGCGTAAAGGTCGCCGAACCCGGCCAGGGCCGCCGTCGGCGAGAAGACCGCCGGAGCGAGCAGCGCCAGGACCAGGCCGGAAAAAAGCGCGAATGCGCCGGAGTCTTTGGCCCTCATAGCGGTCAGCGGGAGGCGAAGCCTGCCCGCGCTCGCCGAAGGGCGAGATTATACCAATATAGCCCGAACGCCGACAGGAATACCGCGGTCAGGAGCAGGCCCGCGCGCCAGGAGGCCGGATCGTAGAAGAACCGCAGGCGCCAAGGCCCTTGCGGCACTCGGACCTTCTGGAACGCGCCCCAGGCGGGCAGGACCTCCACGAGGCGCGCGGCCCCGCCAGCCTCCAGCATCGTTTTCCAGCCGGGATAGCGGGGCTCGGCCACGAAGGCCCAGCCGGCCTGGGTCCCGGCTACCTCGAATCGGTCGTCCCGCGGCCACGACTCGGGCAGGGGTTCGGCCGCGGCCGGCAGCGGCGCGCCGGGAAGCTCCGCGGACAAAGCCTCGCCGGCGCGCTCATCGAGGGCCCAGGCCAGACCGGTCTTGCCGGCCGCGCGATAGGCGTGCCAGAGGACCTCTCCGGCCGGCTGCAGCAGGGGAGTCGCGGGCACCGGGTCGCGCGTGAGCAAGATGCCGATCCCGGCTCCGGGCAGCAGACGCGCGGCGGCCGCGGCCGAGGGCTGGCGGTAAAGCAGGTCCATGAGGTCGTATGTGGTCCTGGGCACCAGCGGCTCCCCGAAGTTGCCCGCCGCGCGCAGCCGGTACGGATCGTTGGTGAGGCCGTAGAGGCGCCATTTCCAATCCCTGACGCCGAAGCCGCTGTGGCTTTCCAGCGCCTGGGGCGAGAGGAGATAGCGCCGGCCGCCGCTGTGTTCCTGCAGCCAAGGCGGCAAGGGCCCGGCGTCGGTGAAGAGCCCGCGCGGAGCCAGGGGGGCTTGGCCCACGCCGTAGCAGAGGAGCTCGCCGGCCAAGAGCAGGACCAGCGGCGCCCGCCAGGAAGGCCGCAGCCTCTGCGCGCCCGCCGCCGCGAGCAGAGCCACGATGGGCCAACCCAGATAGGCCAGGTTGCCGGGGTAGCGGACGAAGCGCAGAGGAGCGAGATGCTGCCAGGCCGCGCGGGAGACCGCCGTCGCATCGCCCAGGATCAGGAACAACACCGTGCCGAGCAGCGCCGCCAAGCCCGCGGCCCGCCTGCGGCCCAGGCTCCAGAGGCCCCAGGCCGCCAGGAGGACGCCGGTGAAGCCCGCGTAGCTGGATCTGGTCCAATTGACCGCCGGATTGAAGCCGGGGCTGAGCAGGGGGCTGACCCAAAGGGTCAGGTCGCGCCCGGAGTAGCCGAAAAGGAGAGTCTCCTCGATCCCCATGCCGCCGCTGCGCCGGGAGAGTCCGAGGAGTTCCGCTCCGGGCAGGAGCTGGCAGGCGGCCAGGCCCGCGGCCAAGGCCCCGGCCGCCAGCCAGCCTCGGCCCCAGGACCATGCCGGCTTGGCCAGGACCGCGCTCACCGCCCAGGCCAGCAGCGAGCCGCCGACCAAGAAGGGTGGATAGCCGGCCAGGAAAGCGGCGGCCAAGGTCAAAGCCAGCAGGGCCGGCCTGCGGAAGAAGAGCAGCAGCGCCGGCAGCAGGCTCAGAACGGCCAGATGATTGAGGAAGGGCATGCGGCTCAGAAGCCCGCCGCCCAGCACGAGGACCGCGGCGCCGGCCAGGGCGGCCGATGAGCGCAGGCGCAGGGAGCGCAGCCAGAGCCACATCAGCCAGCCGGCCAGCCAGTAGTGGAGGCCATGGAAGCAGGCCGTGGCGGTGGCGAAGCCGAAGATCCGGAATGGGACCGTGCCGGGATAGAAGACGGCCCTCTGCATGTTGGCCGCCATGGGCATGCCGAAGTACAGGAAGGGGTCCCACGCCGGCAGCTGTCCCGCCTGCAGGAGCTGCGTCGAGGATTGCTGCCAGGGCAGGTGCAGATAGGTCAGGTCGCCCCAGAACGGCATGAGCCCCCGCGACCAAGCCGGCGCGAAAAGCCCCAGGACCAGCAGAGCCAGCAGGGCGGCGGCCCACGCCTCCAACCTGGGCCTAGCCCGGTCCATTTCCCCTCAGGCTCGGGCACGAGGCCGCGCCGCGCGCATGGGCGGAGCGGGCCCGGTCCTCGCGGCCCAATCGGCGGTAGGTCGTCTCCAGCCAAGACCAGGTGGAGGCCCGGAAGGGATTCTGCGCCGCGGCGCGCTCGAAGTCGGCGGCCGCGGCCTGGAGGCGCGACCCATCGGCGCCCGAGAGCGACGCCTCGATGAACCCGGAGAGCCGCGCGGTCTCCGGGTGGTCGCAACGACGGGCGGAAGCCTCCAGGAGCGCCAGCGCCTCGGTCTTGGAGCCGCCGGAGTTCACCAAGGCCTGGGCCCGGGCCCGGCCGATGTCGGCCTGCCACCTCTGCCAGACCGACTGCCCGGCGCAGAGGCCCGCGGCCAAGGCCAGCGCGCAAGCCGGCAGCCGCCAACGAGCCGGGACCGCGAGCCCTGCCCCGCTCTCGGGCAGACATGAGCCGACGCAGCAGCAGAACAGCCAGAGCACCGCCGGGATGGAGAGGGCATAGTCCCACAAGGACTGGACCAGCAAGGCCAGGGCGGCGACGCGCTTGGCCGGGGGGCCGCGCCGCAGGATCAGCCAGAGCCCGGCCAGCCAGGCCGCCAGGAAGGGGAATCCCTCCTCGGCGGCGGTCTCCAGGAAATGCTGGTGCGCGTAGAGGCTGGCCAGCGGCCGGCTGGGGTCGACGTAGGCCGGCAGGACATAGGCGAAGGTGCCGGGGCCGGAACCCAGCCAGGGCCTGGCCAAGCCCATGCGCGCCGCGGCCGTCCACCAGACCCAGCGGTCGCGCACGCCCGCGGTCCCGAGCTTGGCTGCGGCCAGGGCCAGGCAGAACAGGACCGCGGCCGCTACGGTCCAGACCCTCCCGGGCCGGCGCACCAGCAGCAGCGCCGCGGCCAGCCCCAGCCACGCGCCGACGCTGTGCGCCCAGGTCAGGCACAGCAGGAGCAGAGCCGTCAGGATCCAATCCTTCTGCGTCACGGCCAAGGGCAGGAAGAGCAGTATGGCGCCGGCGAAGACGTTCACATTGAGCAGGCTGGCCGGGGGACGGTCCAGGTGCAGGCCGAAACGCTGGTAGAGGGCGAGCAGGACCAGGGCCCAAGCGACCGCCCGCATCCCAAGGTCCACGAGCCGGCGCTGGTCTCCAGGCATGACCGAGTAGGCCAGCAGCACGCCCAAGGCCGCCAGCCACACGTGCCAGGCGGGGACCGCGTAGGCCGGCAGAGGCCCGGCGTATGCGCAAAGACCGCCCCAGACCGCCAGGCCCAAGGTCCAAGCCAGCAGAGGCCGGGGGGGCAGAGGCAGGCGGCCGCGGAGCAGCCGGCCGCAGACCCACAAGACCGCGACGGCGAGGACGGCCAGCAGGAGCAAGGACTGCGCCCAGAGGTCCCAGGCGCCGCTCAGCAGCGGTCCCAGGACGGCCAGCAGTCCCGGGAAGAGGGCCAGCACGCCGCGGTCAGTCCGCCAGGATCTTCGGCGTCACGAAGATCAGCAGCTCCGTGCGCGTGCGCGCCTTGTGCTTGCTGCGGAACAGCCAGCCCAGGATGGGGATGT
Encoded here:
- the hybB gene encoding Ni/Fe-hydrogenase cytochrome b subunit — protein: MDRFMRPTPLPRRFLTPGVGVLILLALNGLVFLAGRLLFGIGAVTNLSNQYPWGIWIGIDVAAGVALAAGGFTTAALGHVMHREQYHAVVRPALLTALLGYTFVALGVCIDIGRPYYIWHPLVMWNGTSALFEVGICVVIYIHVLYIEFLPVAVERFLGRVALPGPLARLNPLAERLLAALDRGLARTMFVFIIAGVVLSTLHQSSLGTLMVIAGPKMHPLWQTPILPLLFLLSAVSVGFPMVILESLLAARSFGLKPEMSVLAGLGRMTAPLLGVYLAFKIGDMFVRETFVHLATFNTASVMFMVEVLFGVVIPLRMFMSRAVLKSPALLLTASALVVAGVAVNRVDNFLIAYTPPYSLRPYHPAFGEVCVTVGFISLLVLLYRAAVLLFPVISLPDRTLSPKAKYTVHG
- a CDS encoding 4Fe-4S dicluster domain-containing protein gives rise to the protein MANLTRREFLAGAAVLGAGLTPSAAQASGGRSPAPERSGVLVDTTVCIGCRNCEYACKQAHGLATPPQEAYEDRSVFARMRRPDDTALTVVNRYENPRKPGLPVTVKVQCMHCAQPACVSACIVGALTKAENGAVVWDTDKCIGCRYCMIACPFQIPAFEYHKALQPRIMKCDFCFERRKAGRIPACVEICPMEVMTFGPREELVRIAKDRVRRFPERYVSHVFGEFEVGGTDWLYLSGVDFAALQFPRLGRSPAPGVSESIQHGIFAYFIPPVSLYALLGAVMWIAKHSPESGEEA
- a CDS encoding glycerophosphodiester phosphodiesterase family protein gives rise to the protein MTQLTTLLSAFVLAAPAAPAGSVQVYAHRGGRSFAPENTLPAYRAALSIGADWVDMDVVLTKDGEVLVSHDLLVSPNLARDSAGRYITKGPAAKDLTLRELQSFDVGRLNPESAYAKFFPDQVPVDGTHMPTLREVARYVEKAARHKMGFQIEMKTDPAQPERSPDPKAFAQALHRILKEEGIIGRAEIQAFDWRCLSELRRLDRNVKTAYLTSRDNEPGGPDSFYGEDPKAAGLWTGGALVKDYGGSIPRMVKALGGFAWEPEDAELTQAALAEAHRLGLKVVVWSWPEKLGTTFDAGLVAKLLSWGVDGIITDDPGRLASMLAARGLRVPPRYPGAGK
- a CDS encoding SGNH/GDSL hydrolase family protein; protein product: MRKALRFLLPRVALSAASFVLTVSALELLTRLFLPVPAPVLLKEGVYVSRLPLVNYRISDHGISDHRPGAPLGRRRRKGELRVFVFGESSVQGSPWGPFGSAPTMLRDFLRARLPDRPITVVNMGRAGSMAMDAYYYLLAIRRYQPDLIIFYQGVNDRFDTDSEACLPLSRPKAHGLWRRLVERSHLLWTVRARGPDLLISLLRQRGGPQFPGHDRCDADLAFQAWTDLLVQTARQMGAETVVTTPVQSTVTSLEYTRRREAGDGSLGSFLDACDGDYRRLLVCRLTKGCDPDSLARSLVRGDDRIIERGECWKRSARRFGGHVVGLRDFIVRASPRGVLSFPFIVDGIHLSMEGNWTLAFLWSRAIDEVLQHREPSAVSPREVPAPQISPYAADLPRDTGMRHEELLEMTGLRYLQARMPLLAAPMLQEASERYHIRRARQALDYLRERLGVAPRAADAASFDMDALLRQKL
- a CDS encoding methyltransferase domain-containing protein is translated as MKMGLLGWLASPCCGAPMRFASLSVMPEPKADIEAGSLACGSCRREYPIAESVPRLLLEEQIDARVAATSRSFTWEWSRYPGSLAEDQAVFLEECQLEAAELQGKTVLDAGCGMGRYTLVALSLGAEVAGVDLSGSLARLAPFAREEERLHVVQGDLLKPPFRAGFFDLVYSHGVLHHTKDAHEAFLAVARLVKPGGLLSVWLYGKAGSFEDFATNPLRPERAWVEEHRRLAWFVVGARHLLSDCLRVFTTRLPLALVYLLCSPLAALGALPLVKYLTFSVHPSYRVRLIENFDWLSPPFQSHHTKEELAAWCEEAGFDVLKVLPHGLVPKPGVLARRRRG
- a CDS encoding cytochrome c3 family protein; this translates as MKMLLALGLAALTGAWGAADCRTCHTSDKPTRESPALVSCPREKIWGRHPLSQAPRTITMGELSDTYGPVRFPHKAHAKLAEMGDGCYGCHHYNQSRPIFKCGECHSSSRRRTDLTKPDLKGARHRQCVDCHLQWSHESDCGSCHARKAGPGAGGAPKGFPQAKLPAPIVYETSSQKGRFVTFRHEAHVKQFGLECTACHQNQTCAGCHEPKPRPPGAAAQPKKPKRSMETLHKPCFSCHADAQCSHCHQDQP